Within Butyrivibrio fibrisolvens, the genomic segment GAGAGCCTTAGCCACAGTTTTTTTGCTACATTCATATTATTTATTTCTGGTTCAGATTTTCCCTTTATTATTCCGAGCATTTATGCTTACAATATTTCATAATACTAATTTAACTTGGAGGTTTTCAGTATGAAAAACGACAGATGGGTATTCCACAAAGATGTAGCGCCTACAGATCTTGGCAACGGCGTAGTAAGGCGCGTACTTGCTTACAGCGGTGATGTAATGACCGTTGAGAATCATTTTGAAAAAGGCGCTGTAGGTGCTCTTCATCATCATCCCCACACCCAGATCACTTACGTAGTAAGTGGAAGATTCGAGTTTGAAATAGATGGCGAAAAGCATATTGTAGAAAAAGGCGACACGCTTCTAAAGACAGACAGTGTAGAGCATGGCTGCGTATGTCTGGAAGAAGGTATCCTTTTGGATATCTTTACCCCATATCGTGAAGATTTTGTAAACGACTAATGTGCTGACTTGTTCATATCTGATCAAAGATGAATGAGTAAGTACACTAGTATCTCCCCTCAAAATTTACCACTATAAAATAGCACGTTTCCTGTAAGAAGAAAAGACTCTCGTTTTAGAACAGATTCCTGCGATGCAAGTTTCCATTCTAAATCGAGAGTTTTTTCATGATCCTTATTTATTTATGATCTTTATTATTTCAATGCCCTATATACCAGTATCAGATAACTGGTATAAGTTTTTTTCTAAAGGCATCTGCTATAGTTTACTCCGGATATACCAGCTGATCTTCGCTTATGTTATAGAGCACATTATCCAGGTATCTAGCTGCAAGAAAGTTAGCCATTGCAAGGTTCTGATCCAGATAATTGCCGCAGTCTCTTGCCGCTGCCCCAGGGATATCACCTTCAAAATCTCTTATGAATTCAAAAAGTCTTGTAAGAAGGTCCACAATATCCCTGCTATCAAGATCTCCTGCCAGAACCAGATAGAATCCTGTCCTGCAGCCCATAGGGCCAAAATATATGGTCCTATCACCAAACTCCTCATCATTTCGAAGAAATGTTGCACCAAGATGCTCTATCGTATGTATTTCTGCTGTATTCATAACAGGTTCCTTGTTAGGTGCTGTCATGCGAAGATCGAAGGTTGTGATCACTTCCTCTCCTACAGTATCCTTACGTGATACATACACGCCAGGTACTAGTTTTAAATGATTAACTGTAAAGCTTGCTATCTTTTCCATGTCATATCCTTTCTCATCAATTGTTTACTACCGCTCACACTTGAACAGACAAGCATCCTTAATAACTTTATAGGATAGTTTACGTTCTTCACACGTATTCAGACAAAGTCACTACATCATTTCCACTCCAGGTATATAGCGCCAGAAGCGTCTGATCATAAGTCTGCATCTTATGAATCTTATTAGACGGATGCAGGATTACTTCACCGGGCACTCTTTTGCTGGTCGCTCCTTCAAGTGTCCATTCTGCAGTACCTGATAGGACTTTGTATAGCTCTATGGCAGGATGTCTGTGCTCCGGGTACAAAGTGTAAGGTGATATCAATGTAAATCCAAGGCAGAAATTATCTGACTTATAAGGGGCTTCAGGCCCTATAAGCTCTGCCCATCCCATATATGAACCTAGGTCTTTCTTATCTTCTCTTTCTTCGTAGTTGTACTTCCAGGGAAGATAGTCGAATACTTCCCTGATAAGCCTTAGCAAGGGCTCCGTCTCTTTAGATCCATGAAGAGTAGATGACTCTGCATATTTCAAAAGTGGAGACGTGCTCTTTTCAAATGAGCCTGTCTGCTCCGGAATGACTGATGATGTCACCCTTGCTATTTCTTCCTTTATTTCTTTATTTATGTCTTTATCAAACTCATTATTATGAATAAGATGATCACCTATATTACTATTAGAATCATTATGATCTTTTTCATAGTTATTACTGTATTCATTATTTTCATTCAAAAGCTTTATAGCTTCATCGATGATCTTTCTGATCTTTATATCAAGTTCTTTAGACATGTGACTTCAGCACTACGACTGTATGTCCTATGCTGCCTCCGTTTTTGAAGATTTCAAAAGCTTTAGTTGCAGTAAGTCTCTTATCTTCAAGCACCTTCTCAATTTCAAAAGCTTTTCGGCCGGACTCTTCTACGCTGACTCCCTTAAAGGCTTCTTCAAGGTCTTCTGCCCTGTAGAATATGAAGGGGCCAAATCCCTCTTCTTCCTGCCTTGCATATCCTCCTATTACGTCCAAAGGCTCAGCCTGAATCTTCCACTGAAAGGTATAGATCTCAGATTGTACCCCGGCCAGTTCTCCAAGTCTGATAAAAGAGCTAAGAGGTACTCTTCCGCCCATTAGCGAGAAGACAAATCCATCATCTGTAAGATAATCACCGGCCTGAACCAGAGCCAGATAGTGAAGATCCAGCATATCGCCGTGAACCTTGTCAGGGATTTTCTCTACTCTTTTTTCAAGATAGTGACCACTGTTGCGGCTGTCTGTGACTTCCTTGTCATCTGCAAGCGGCACGTTCGGAAGATTCTCGTATATGACGTCGAACTTCGGACGATTTTCAGGTTCTGACTCATTTGCAAATGGAGCAAAGAGGTCGCCTGCGCCGCTAAGCAGATTGTAGGTGCCAGTTTTCTTAAGTCCTTTTTCAACATTTTGTCTTGCTATATCTACAACGCTCTTCTGAAGGTCTGTAAAGCCAAGGGTCTTAGCTCCCAGTATCTCCGCGCCCGCAAGAACGTCAAGGCCTGAGCCTGTTCCAAGGGAAAGGAAGGAGCCAAAGTCTTTGCCATTTTCCTTTCTTGCGATCTTAAATGCCGGAACTGATACAAATGAAAGCCAGTCGCTCTTAACATCTTCGACCTGAGGCAGATAAGCGTGAGATTCAACTGAGATGTCGACTATATCATTTATATGATCTGTATCTTTTTGTAATTCGAAATATTTCTTTATATCAACTTCAATATTCATACCTTCCTCCAAAATGCTTCATAAGCTCGTTGAATTAAGGGTGCCGCCCTGAATTCAGGCCTCCGGCAAATAGATACAAATGCCTCATGTGAAAATAACCCTGATTTTTGTAAGGGGCTTATTCGCTGTCGTAAACACGCTGTACTTTCGCTCCTAACCCCCTAACAAAAATCAGGAACATTTTCAAAATCGGCATTTGTATCTATTTGCCGGAGGTCTGAATTCAGTTGAAAGTACTTGTCTATTGGTACAACGAGTTTAAGTCAAACCGCTTTCTGCTCTACTTCGCTTATATTTACTGCTTTATTAATTGCCTGTGCAAAATCTGCGATAATGTCATCTGCGTCTTCGATTCCGACTGAGACTCTGATCATATCTTCAGGAATGCCTGCTTTGTGTCTGTCTTCGGGACTCATCTGAGAATGAGTGCTGGTTGCAGGATGAAGGACTGATGTTCTTGCATCGCCTACGTGTACTACAAGTGCAGCTACTTTGAGGGATGCAAAGAAAGTCTTTATCGCTTCTCTTCCGCCTTTTAGTCCGAAGGTAAGTACACCGCTTGCTCCGTCATAGTCGAAGTATTTTTTCACTCTCTCATGATTTTTGTTATCTTCAAGACCGGGATAGTTGACCCAGTTAACTGCTTCATTATTCTGCAGGAACTTAGCCAGCTTCAGCGCATTGTCTGAGTGTCTTGGAACTCTTAAATGGAGTGATTCAAGGCCAAGATTTATAAGGAATGCGTTAAGGGGACTAAGTACCGGGCCGTAGTCTCTAAGGTACTGAGCTCTTGCCTTTGTGATAAATGCTTTATTTCCAAACTTACCTGTGTAAGAGGTGTTCGCATATTGCTCATCAGGCTCTACGAAATCAGGGAACTTGCCATTGGCCCAGTTATAGGTTCCGCCGTCTACGATGATGCCGCCAAGAGCTACTGCATGTCCGTCCATGTACTTGGTTCCTGAATGGATGACTATGTCAGCTCCGTGCTTCAATGGTTTACTTAAGAAAGGAGTTGCAAGTGTATTATCTACAAGAAATGGAACATCGAACTCTTTAGCAAGTGCTGAGAATTTATCGAAGTCCAGAATTCCAAGTGCCGGATTACCAAGCGTCTCGCCGTATACTATCTTGGTGTTAGGCTTAAATGCTTTTCTCAGCTCTTCGATTGGTGCTTCCGGATCTACGAAAGTTGTCTCAATTCCAAGCTTTCTAAGTCTTACATCAAGAAGAGTATAGGTTCCGCCGTAGATGGCATTGGATGCTACGATATGGTCACCTGCCTGAACTATAGTTGATATTGCAAGGAATACTGCTGCCTGACCTGACGCTGTTGTAAGAGCTCCAACTCCGCCTTCAAGTGCTGCAACCTTAGCTTCTAACGCATTCAATGTAGGATTGCCTGTTCTTGAATACTTATTACCGCTTTCCTGCAGTGAAAAAAGTCTTTCAACCTGATCAAGATCCTCGTATTTATATGTAGTAGACTGGTAGATAGGAAGAACTCTTGGCTCTCCGATCCCTGGTCTGTATCCTGACTGTATGCACTTGGTTCCTATCCCCCAGTTCTCTTCTTTTTCAATAGATTTGATATTACTCATAACCATGTCCTCCTCTTGCCGCTTTTTGCTTTCATACTATTCATACCGTTTAGATAGGATTAACTGTTAAATGAATAATACGCCCCCTCAAAACAAAAAGCAATACCTACAGCTATAGATTTTAACTATAGTTTGGTATTGCTTTTAACTATACTATACACCCAAAACTTCCCAATAGCTTAGTGCAGTATCCTCAAAGAATTTGTGAGGGCACATATATTCACCCCAAAAGAGCCAGAGGTAAAAATACCTCTGGTCCTTAATGTCTTATCTATAACTGTATTGAATCAATTCGTTCACTTCATGAACCCCATCTGCGTCAATATCAAATACATACCATGCATTACCGCTGCCGCTTGTAGGAACTTCAAATGTGTCCACGAGAACGCTTCCCTTGTATACGTTGACGGTTGCTCCTGATTCTGCTATCACAGGGTTGCCGCTGTAGTTATAGGCAACATACTTAAGCGTTTTTCCATTAAAATATTCGTTGTCGATATCTATAGTTATAGTTTCCGGTCCTAATCCCTCGGTATTATCAACATCTAAAGTTGCTACAACTTCACCGCTGCTGCTAAGTTCTGTCCTGCCGTAGTAAACGCTGGCGACCTTTCCACCATCCTCCCCATAAATATCCAGATGCGAATCCAGATCTCTGGGAGTAGGATTCCATGTGAGTACTATTCTGTACTGTCCTTCAGGAAGCACCGGTGAAATAGCCATTACTACAGGTTCTACTGTTTCCTGCTCCACTGCAGTAACGTTAAAGTATCCGGTAATGAAACCATCGATTGATACTTCTGCTGTATAATCTCCTTCCTTTACAGCAAACTGTACATCTCCATTTTCAGTTGAGACTGCTTCTGCAATGAAGTCACCTTCCTGATTGTCTTTACCTTCACGAAGCCTTACAACAGCACCTTCAATTGAAGATCCGTTTACAGCATTTATAACACGTCCATAGATTGCGAGAATAAGTGCTTCAGCCTCTTCTGAATACTTTGTCAGCACATAGTCATTTATCTGCGCGGAGGAATCTACTGTAACATCCGGATTATCCCAGGGAGCAACTACGTTGAATCCGAAAGATACAGATTCTCCTGCCGGAATATTCTGATTGTAAACTGCATTCTTTACAACATATCTTCCGTTCTCGTGCTGTTCGATAATGCCATTCCATATCTGTGTGATTTCGTTGGCAAAATTAAATTCAAGTCCCCAGTCCTCAATAGTCTTGTCAGTATTGTTCGTGATAGTTACCTGACCTGTGAAGCCTGTCCCCCAGTCTGCTATAACTTCATAAGTGACTGTGTAGTCTTCTTCTTGGGTATCTGTCTTGGCATTCAGGTTTTTAAAATCAGTGGGTTCGCCATTAAAAGCAGCACCAACGCTGAATCCAAAGAATACAGATCCGCCAACCGGAATATCCTGATTCCATCCGCAGTTATTAATAACAAACACGCCGTTTTCATGGCTTTCTACAACACCGTTCCAGATTGTTGTAAAATCCGGAGCATCATAGGCCATGCTCAGTTTCCAGTCTTCGATAACCCTATCGCTCGTATTCTCGATAGTAACACCTGCATTGTATCCATCTCCCCAATCTTCAAGGAGAGCAAATGTAACTTTGAATCCGGGATCTGCAGATTCTTCTGCTGCAACAGGTTCTTCTGCTACAACAGGCTCTTCAGGGAAAACTTCCGTCTCTTCTTCGGGCGTTTCTGGCAGCACGTATGTTACTTCAGGCTCCTGCGCAGGAACGATAGTTGTGTCCTCCTCATCAGAAGTGATTGCTGCGTCCTCCTCATCAGAATCGATAGTTGCGTTCTCCTCATCGGGGGCGATTGTTGCATTCTCTTCATCGGAAGCGATAGTTGCACTCTCCCCATCGGGATCGATAGTGACGATTTCTTCATCGGGCACTTCTTCAGCAAAAGAATTGAATGAGATCATGTTAAAAGACATTGCTACTACTAATAACGACGAAACCAAAACACTCTTTTTCTTGAACATAATATACCCCTTCTACAATATTTAATTGTCAGTTTAGGCAATATCACAGTGCCGGCAGAAGTGATATCACCAAAAAGAAGTATACCAATAATATATATAATATGCAATTAGTAGTTTTTAAAAATACGTATTTTCGTAATTTTCGTAATTTAAATCAATTCATTATTTTTTCCTCTCTATCTTTAATTCGAACAACTGCCTATTACCGTTAAATTCTTTTCCATTAATATCTTTACCTGTTTATTAATTTATCAGATAATGAATAATTGAATAGGGAATGATACATTTTGTGCTTCTAGGAGTTTTACCAAAGTACATTCAAAAAAGGGGTAATTATGAAAAGAAAAATATGCAGTCTATTATTGTCATCTGTTATGACACTATCACTACTGGCAGGATGTTCAGGACAAAGCGTATCGATTGAACTGCAAAATGATAATGAAGAAAAAGCAGATGATGAGGTCGAAACATCTAACGACACTGATTCTGAAAGTGAAACAAAATCAAATTCCGGCGATAGCTCATCGCAAGCAGATGATACCGAAAATTTTGAAGAATCTTCATTTGGAACGGAAGGCTATCCATATGATATAGATCCTTCTGATCCTAATCCGGAAAACCGCATGGCGCATAATATATATCTTAATCCTGATCTAAGTAATACTTCTAATGCTTTCAGCGCTTACAGTATTGATTTCAAAACTTCCGATG encodes:
- a CDS encoding cellulose binding domain-containing protein, producing the protein MFKKKSVLVSSLLVVAMSFNMISFNSFAEEVPDEEIVTIDPDGESATIASDEENATIAPDEENATIDSDEEDAAITSDEEDTTIVPAQEPEVTYVLPETPEEETEVFPEEPVVAEEPVAAEESADPGFKVTFALLEDWGDGYNAGVTIENTSDRVIEDWKLSMAYDAPDFTTIWNGVVESHENGVFVINNCGWNQDIPVGGSVFFGFSVGAAFNGEPTDFKNLNAKTDTQEEDYTVTYEVIADWGTGFTGQVTITNNTDKTIEDWGLEFNFANEITQIWNGIIEQHENGRYVVKNAVYNQNIPAGESVSFGFNVVAPWDNPDVTVDSSAQINDYVLTKYSEEAEALILAIYGRVINAVNGSSIEGAVVRLREGKDNQEGDFIAEAVSTENGDVQFAVKEGDYTAEVSIDGFITGYFNVTAVEQETVEPVVMAISPVLPEGQYRIVLTWNPTPRDLDSHLDIYGEDGGKVASVYYGRTELSSSGEVVATLDVDNTEGLGPETITIDIDNEYFNGKTLKYVAYNYSGNPVIAESGATVNVYKGSVLVDTFEVPTSGSGNAWYVFDIDADGVHEVNELIQYSYR
- a CDS encoding O-acetylhomoserine aminocarboxypropyltransferase/cysteine synthase family protein yields the protein MSNIKSIEKEENWGIGTKCIQSGYRPGIGEPRVLPIYQSTTYKYEDLDQVERLFSLQESGNKYSRTGNPTLNALEAKVAALEGGVGALTTASGQAAVFLAISTIVQAGDHIVASNAIYGGTYTLLDVRLRKLGIETTFVDPEAPIEELRKAFKPNTKIVYGETLGNPALGILDFDKFSALAKEFDVPFLVDNTLATPFLSKPLKHGADIVIHSGTKYMDGHAVALGGIIVDGGTYNWANGKFPDFVEPDEQYANTSYTGKFGNKAFITKARAQYLRDYGPVLSPLNAFLINLGLESLHLRVPRHSDNALKLAKFLQNNEAVNWVNYPGLEDNKNHERVKKYFDYDGASGVLTFGLKGGREAIKTFFASLKVAALVVHVGDARTSVLHPATSTHSQMSPEDRHKAGIPEDMIRVSVGIEDADDIIADFAQAINKAVNISEVEQKAV
- a CDS encoding dimethylsulfonioproprionate lyase family protein → MSKELDIKIRKIIDEAIKLLNENNEYSNNYEKDHNDSNSNIGDHLIHNNEFDKDINKEIKEEIARVTSSVIPEQTGSFEKSTSPLLKYAESSTLHGSKETEPLLRLIREVFDYLPWKYNYEEREDKKDLGSYMGWAELIGPEAPYKSDNFCLGFTLISPYTLYPEHRHPAIELYKVLSGTAEWTLEGATSKRVPGEVILHPSNKIHKMQTYDQTLLALYTWSGNDVVTLSEYV
- a CDS encoding S-ribosylhomocysteine lyase produces the protein MEKIASFTVNHLKLVPGVYVSRKDTVGEEVITTFDLRMTAPNKEPVMNTAEIHTIEHLGATFLRNDEEFGDRTIYFGPMGCRTGFYLVLAGDLDSRDIVDLLTRLFEFIRDFEGDIPGAAARDCGNYLDQNLAMANFLAARYLDNVLYNISEDQLVYPE
- a CDS encoding cupin domain-containing protein, translating into MKNDRWVFHKDVAPTDLGNGVVRRVLAYSGDVMTVENHFEKGAVGALHHHPHTQITYVVSGRFEFEIDGEKHIVEKGDTLLKTDSVEHGCVCLEEGILLDIFTPYREDFVND